One Longimicrobium sp. DNA window includes the following coding sequences:
- the aroF gene encoding 3-deoxy-7-phosphoheptulonate synthase translates to MLVVMRHDATEQDIESVVATIREMGYEARPMPGKQRTAIGLVGNDGKVNADRIEAQSGVLEIIHVSQPYKQVSREWRDEATVVTLDNGTQIGAGEVSVMAGPCSVEGEAQIIGIAHRLRDHGATILRGGAFKPRTSPYSFQGMGEAGLKLLARAREETGLAIVTEAIDSESLDLVAQYADIVQIGARNMQNFSLLRRAGRAGKPVLLKRGMAATVKDLLLSAEYILAEGNPNVILCERGVRSFDTHTRNLLDLTAIPVVKSLSHLPIIADPSHGTGLRAKVIPMARAAVAAGADGLMIEVHPDPERAMSDGAQSLYPDQFGELMEQIAVIATAIGTRMVPPVAAGQGAGAAG, encoded by the coding sequence ATGCTGGTCGTCATGAGGCACGACGCGACGGAGCAGGACATCGAATCCGTCGTCGCCACGATACGCGAGATGGGCTACGAGGCCCGGCCCATGCCCGGAAAGCAGCGCACCGCCATTGGCCTGGTGGGCAACGACGGCAAGGTGAACGCCGACCGCATCGAGGCGCAGAGCGGCGTGCTGGAGATCATCCACGTCTCGCAGCCGTACAAGCAGGTGTCGCGCGAGTGGAGGGACGAGGCCACCGTGGTCACGCTCGACAACGGCACGCAGATTGGCGCGGGCGAGGTGTCGGTGATGGCGGGGCCCTGCTCGGTGGAGGGCGAGGCGCAGATCATCGGCATCGCGCACCGGCTTCGCGACCACGGCGCCACCATCCTTCGCGGCGGCGCGTTCAAGCCGCGCACTTCGCCCTACTCGTTCCAGGGGATGGGGGAAGCCGGCCTGAAGCTGCTGGCCCGCGCGCGGGAAGAGACGGGGCTCGCGATCGTCACGGAGGCCATCGACTCCGAAAGCCTGGACCTGGTGGCCCAGTACGCCGACATCGTGCAGATCGGCGCGCGCAACATGCAGAACTTTTCGCTGCTGCGCCGCGCCGGGCGGGCGGGCAAGCCGGTGCTGCTGAAGCGAGGGATGGCGGCCACGGTGAAGGACCTGCTGCTTTCGGCCGAGTACATCCTGGCCGAGGGCAACCCCAACGTCATCCTGTGCGAGCGGGGCGTGCGCAGCTTCGACACGCACACCCGCAACCTGCTGGATCTCACCGCCATCCCGGTGGTCAAGTCGCTTTCGCACCTGCCCATCATCGCCGACCCCAGCCACGGCACGGGGCTGCGCGCCAAGGTGATCCCCATGGCGCGCGCCGCCGTCGCCGCCGGGGCCGACGGGCTGATGATCGAGGTGCACCCGGACCCGGAGCGCGCCATGAGCGACGGTGCGCAGTCGCTGTATCCCGACCAGTTCGGCGAATTGATGGAGCAGATTGCCGTGATCGCAACGGCAATCGGCACGCGGATGGTGCCGCCGGTGGCGGCCGGGCAGGGTGCCGGGGCCGCCGGGTAA
- a CDS encoding DUF4160 domain-containing protein produces the protein MPVIIREGSWRIWIWTRDHGLPHVHVYHGGGAVKILLPTRRLPAMVTARQRMPDREVAAALRLVERHKDELISAWRAIHGLPKPD, from the coding sequence ATGCCCGTCATCATCCGCGAAGGGAGCTGGCGCATCTGGATCTGGACGAGAGATCACGGCCTGCCTCACGTGCACGTTTACCATGGTGGCGGAGCGGTGAAAATTCTGCTGCCCACGCGCCGTTTACCCGCCATGGTGACCGCACGGCAGCGGATGCCGGATCGGGAAGTCGCGGCTGCGTTGCGGCTCGTAGAGAGGCACAAGGACGAACTCATCTCTGCGTGGAGAGCGATCCATG
- a CDS encoding YraN family protein, whose product MPGPPGNGRPPRPPGGNKTLGDRGEQLAARHLADRGWVILHRNYRLGHREIDLVARRGEVVAFVEVKTRGGMGYGHPLEAITRKKRKEIQTVAAAWIKEFGRPRDVYRFDAVAILLPAGGQPVIEHVEDAWRMY is encoded by the coding sequence GTGCCGGGGCCGCCGGGTAACGGCCGCCCCCCACGCCCGCCCGGCGGCAACAAGACGCTGGGCGACCGGGGGGAACAGTTGGCGGCCCGCCACCTGGCGGACCGGGGGTGGGTGATACTCCACCGCAATTACAGATTAGGACACCGAGAGATAGACCTCGTCGCGCGCCGCGGCGAGGTCGTCGCGTTTGTGGAGGTAAAGACCCGCGGGGGAATGGGTTACGGCCATCCCCTGGAAGCCATCACCCGAAAAAAACGCAAAGAAATCCAGACCGTCGCCGCCGCGTGGATTAAGGAGTTCGGCCGGCCTCGCGACGTGTACCGCTTCGATGCCGTCGCCATCCTGCTCCCGGCCGGCGGCCAGCCCGTGATCGAGCACGTGGAGGACGCGTGGCGGATGTACTGA